A region of the Serinicoccus profundi genome:
ACGCTGCTGCGGGTGGCGGCCAGCCTGCTGACTCCCGACGTCGGGTCGGTGCACGCCCCGGGCGTGGTGGGGCTCTTCCACCAGGAGCCACCCTTCGCCCCCTCCCTCCGCCTCGACGGGGTGCTCGCCGACGCGACCGGGCACCTGCGCTCGCTCACCCGGGCCGTCGAGCGAGCGAGCGCGGCCCTCGGCGACGGTATCGCCGGGGCCGCCACCGAGCTGGATCTGGCGCTCGAGGCCGCCCGTCGCGCCGGGGCCTGGGACGTCGAGCAGCGCACCCATCGCGTGGTCGAGGGACTGGGCCTGACCCACCTGCCTCGCGACCGCCCGGCAGGTGAGCTCTCCGGTGGTCAGCGGTCGAGGTTGTCACTCGCGTGGATGCTGCTGCGCTCTCCCGACACCCTGCTGCTGGACGAGCCGACCAACCACCTCGACGACGCGGGGACGGCGTTGCTGGTGGACCTGCTCAGCACCTGGAGCGGTCCGGTGCTCATCGCCAGCCACGACCGCGCCTTCCTCGACGAGTCGGCGACCACCCTGCTCGACCTCGACCCGGCACCGATGCCCCGAACGGGCGTGCCTTCCCTCGACGACGGCCGTGAGCAGGAGGAGGACCGTCGCCGCGTGGTGACCGCGGAGCCATCAGGGTCGGGCTACGGCCTGACGCGCTTCACCGGCAGCTACACGGCATACCTCCAGCACCGTCGAGCGGTGCGCAGACGGTGGGTCCAGCGCTACCAGGAGGAGCAGGGTGAGCTGCAGCGGCTCCGCGCCCGGGTGCGGGCCGACCAGCGGGTCGGCCACGCCGACCGCCCGCCACGGACCGAGTCGCGGATCTCCCGGAAGTTCTACTCCGACCGCAACGCCACGGTGGTAGCCCGTCGGGTCAACGACGCGAGGACCGCGCTGGAACGGCTCGAGGCCGCACAGGTGCGCCGGCCGTCCGCCCGGCTGAGGTTCCGCGGGCTCGGGGCCCTGGCGCGGCATCGGCCCGAGGGGCAGGGACCGCTGCTGGTCGCCCAGGACCTCAGCCACACCACCCGGCTGACCCCGGTCAGCCTCACCCTGCGTCCCGACAGCCGGCTCTTGGTCACCGGCGCGAACGGCTCCGGCAAGTCGACCTTGCTGCGACTGCTCGCCGGCGACCTCGCGCCGACGGGCGGGAGCGTCACCCGTGCCCCGACCGGCAGCGTGGCCCTGCTCTCCCAGGAGCCACTTACCCGCGAGCCGGACAGCACGGCCAGTGAGGTGTATGCCGCAGCGATCGGTGCGCAGCGCGCCGATCGCTACCCCTTGTCCGGGCTGGGGCTGCTGGCCGCCCGTGACCTCGACCAGCGGTGGCGGGACCTCTCCGTGGGCCAGCGCCGTCGTCTCGACCTCGCGATCGTGCTCGCCGACCCGCCGGCGGTGCTGCTGCTCGACGAGCCCACCAACCACCTGTCGCTGCTGCTCGTCTCCGAGCTGGAGCTGTCGCTGCCCGACTACCCCGGCGCCGTGGTGGTCGCCAGCCACGACCGCTGGCTGCGGGAGGACTGGGTGGGCGAGCGGCTGGAGCTGGGGGAAGGCACACTGTCGCGGTGACCCCTCCGCCGGTGACCCGCCGCACCGGGCTCAACCGCACTCTGCTCCTCGACGAGCGGCAGCCGTGGCACGGTCGGCCGGCCGGGCGGGTCCTCGGCGCCGTCGGCCTCGCCGAGCGGGTGCAGGTCCACCACCCCTCGCCTCGCCCGGTCGAGCAGCCGCTCGCCGCCCTGGACGCTGCGCTGCGCGACGAGGAGCCGTGGGCGCAGGAGGTCGCGGCGGAGTGGATCGCCGGACTGACCCGACTGCTGCGCACGCTCACCCGTCCCAACGACGCCGACCGACGGGCCCGGGAGGAGTGGGACGCCGCAGAATGGGATCGCTGGGCTGCGGTGCGCCGGTTCGTCCTCGGCGGTGGGGTGGTCGCTGGGGCGCTCGGGCAGCAGGCCCTGGCCGATCCCGACCTGCGTGCCCTGCCCGCCGAGCTCCTCATCGCCGCAGACCCAGCGATCGCCCCGCTGACCGGTCTGGTCGCGGCGGCGCCCGTCACCGGCGACCTGCTCGTCCTCGACCTCGGCCACTCGGCCGTCAAGGCGGCGACGTGGACCGCTCGCACCGGCACGCTCGGCCCGGTGCATCGGACCGGCGTGCCGTGGACGCCGTGGGACGTGGGCACCTGGCCGGCGCCGGAGCGTCTCCTGGCGCTCGTCGTCGAGGCGACCCGACAGGTGACCAGCCGAGGGGAGACCGGCAGACGGGTGACCGGCCGGAGTGCACCGGAGGCGGTGGCCGAGGCGGGCGACGACCGATGTGGGCCGAGGCGACCCGCAGCGTCGACGCGGGGCGTGGCCGAGCTGGAGGTCCGGGTCTCGCTCGCCAACTACGTCGTCGACGGGGTGCTGGACGACGACCAGACCTACGGCACCCTCGGCCGGCTGGGCCCGGACCCGACAGCCCTGCTCGGCGCGGCCCTGACCGCAGGCCTGGACCGGCCGGTGCGCGTGAGCGAGCTGGTCAACGACGGTCAGGCGGCGGCGCTGGCCTGGACCGACCAGCCTCCGACGGCCGTCCTGAGCGTCGGCACCTCGCTCGGCCTAGGCTTTCCCCGTGCCTGAGGGAGACGCGGTCTGGCGGACCGCCCGCCGTCTGCACCAGGGCCTGGCCGGTCAGGTGCTGGTGGGCTCCGACCTGCGGGTCCCCGCGCACGCCACGGCCGACCTCTCCGGGCGACGCACGCTCGAGGTGGTCCCCCGCGGCAAGCACCTCCTGCACCGGATCGAGGGCGACCTCTCCCTGCACAGCCACCTGCGGATGGAGGGGTCCTGGCGGGTGCACCCGGTGGCGCGGCGGCACCCGCTGGGGCGACGGCATACCGTCCGGGCCCTGGTGTGGACCGACGAACGGGTGGCGGTCGGCGACTCGCTCGGGATGCTCGACCTCGTCCGCACCAGCCAGGAAGACCGCGTCGTCGGTCATCTCGGGCCGGACCTGCTCGACCCGGGGTATGACGCCGACGTCGCCCTGGCGAACGTGCGCTCCGACCCGGCCCGCACCATCACCGAGGCCTGCCTGGACCAGCGCAACGTCGCGGGCATGGGCACGATCTTCACCGCGGAGCCGCTCTTCCTGCTGCGGATCAACCCCTGGACCCCCGTCGGGAAGCTCACCGAGGAGCAGGTCAGCGAGCTGCTCACCCTGGCGCGACGCCTGCTCGTCCTCAGCTGCCGGGCCGGTCGGACCACGATCACC
Encoded here:
- a CDS encoding ABC-F family ATP-binding cassette domain-containing protein, with translation MDGISLSFGDRRVLTDVSLVVSSGERAALIGENGSGKSTLLRVAASLLTPDVGSVHAPGVVGLFHQEPPFAPSLRLDGVLADATGHLRSLTRAVERASAALGDGIAGAATELDLALEAARRAGAWDVEQRTHRVVEGLGLTHLPRDRPAGELSGGQRSRLSLAWMLLRSPDTLLLDEPTNHLDDAGTALLVDLLSTWSGPVLIASHDRAFLDESATTLLDLDPAPMPRTGVPSLDDGREQEEDRRRVVTAEPSGSGYGLTRFTGSYTAYLQHRRAVRRRWVQRYQEEQGELQRLRARVRADQRVGHADRPPRTESRISRKFYSDRNATVVARRVNDARTALERLEAAQVRRPSARLRFRGLGALARHRPEGQGPLLVAQDLSHTTRLTPVSLTLRPDSRLLVTGANGSGKSTLLRLLAGDLAPTGGSVTRAPTGSVALLSQEPLTREPDSTASEVYAAAIGAQRADRYPLSGLGLLAARDLDQRWRDLSVGQRRRLDLAIVLADPPAVLLLDEPTNHLSLLLVSELELSLPDYPGAVVVASHDRWLREDWVGERLELGEGTLSR
- a CDS encoding DNA-formamidopyrimidine glycosylase family protein, whose protein sequence is MPEGDAVWRTARRLHQGLAGQVLVGSDLRVPAHATADLSGRRTLEVVPRGKHLLHRIEGDLSLHSHLRMEGSWRVHPVARRHPLGRRHTVRALVWTDERVAVGDSLGMLDLVRTSQEDRVVGHLGPDLLDPGYDADVALANVRSDPARTITEACLDQRNVAGMGTIFTAEPLFLLRINPWTPVGKLTEEQVSELLTLARRLLVLSCRAGRTTITGRGDVNDDDAWVHGRMGLPCKRCGTTIRLAPIGVQPQQRVMFSCPGCQGGRAPTDDGRPQSPLGHGRRPTY